A genomic window from Lotus japonicus ecotype B-129 chromosome 1, LjGifu_v1.2 includes:
- the LOC130721617 gene encoding uncharacterized protein LOC130721617, with product MGCATVIRNHTGSWRSAISLSVEQGSAFLAEIRALELGLHTTMVLGYKKVRCSSDCAQLVTVLNSGSDFSTFWDRENIRRVMNLITEFERCTVKHIDRDKNNTTDTFAREAARTGSSSQTWAMPPSFAATSIYLDSFS from the coding sequence ATGGGGTGCGCAACCGTTATCAGAAATCACACGGGCTCCTGGCGGTCAGCTATATCCCTGAGTGTCGAGCAAGGCAGTGCTTTTCTGGCAGAAATTAGAGCTCTTGAGTTGGGTTTGCACACTACTATGGTTCTTGGGTACAAGAAGGTTCGTTGTTCCTCTGATTGTGCACAGTTGGTTACGGTGCTAAACTCAGGGAGCGATTTTAGCACGTTCTGGGACCGCGAAAATATCAGAAGGGTAATGAATTTAATTACAGAGTTTGAGAGATGTACTGTGAAGCATATTGATCGGGATAAGAATAATACGACAGATACCTTCGCTCGAGAAGCTGCTAGAACTGGTTCATCTTCTCAAACTTGGGCCATGCCTCCGTCATTTGCTGCTACTTCTATCTACTTAGATTCGTTTAGCTAG
- the LOC130721633 gene encoding putative F-box protein At3g29830: MAPSRDRFSSLPHSLLSTIVSLIPFKEAVRTSILSKSWIDIFRSTSNIVFDEGFFVKDGQNYRIRQAQRKCFLEFMTLWIANHIGTVIDKFFLRLSIPEKAKRIVRKCIVFATKHGVKELELDFCDPTLDCYFTTNTNCVALFELPTHVYDHTCLESLKLFSCSFVAAEFLNFNALKEISLGWMEVKLTTIKTLLSNCKALESLSLTRCWNSDDFDLGEENLRLRKLVVDRCMFRSNGRYFIVNAPNLRYFYYSGMNNNFLIIDVRSLVMEEEVLEFCIEFEGHALFLYKLVEDISGVSILTVSNYLLQVIPSGSCFLRMSRSLTVRRLIMETSLDQYEFLGITFLLNRCPELEHLTIKLGHPKKYLEYELPINFNLERFWTEHARAYTCMVYTLREVEIKGFKGSTNEICVLTYLVTIGRVLRKIIINISNDADVDRDGRMDYYLRDMTKKLMIQRASRDLEISIC, from the exons ATGGCACCTAGCAGAGACAGATTTAGCTCATTGCCTCACTCTTTACTATCCACCATTGTTTCCTTGATACCGTTCAAGGAAGCGGTAAGAACCTCAATCCTCTCTAAAAGTTGGATAGACATTTTTAGGTCTACATCCAACATAGTATTTGATGAAGGTTTTTTTGTGAAAGATGGTCAAAATTATCGAATCAGACAAGCCCAAAGAAAGTGTTTTCTAGAGTTTATGACACTTTGGATTGCTAATCATATAGGAACAGTCATTGATAAGTTCTTCTTAAGATTATCAATTCCTGAAAAGGCTAAGAGGATTGTAAGAAAATGCATTGTTTTTGCTACAAAACACGGGGTGAAGGAGTTGGAGTTGGACTTTTGTGATCCGACATTGGATTGTTATTTTACTACTAATACTAATTGTGTGGCCTTGTTTGAATTACCAACACATGTTTATGACCACACTTGCCTTGAATCTTTGAAGTTGTTTTCATGTAGCTTTGTTGCGGCTGAGTTTCTTAATTTCAATGCACTCAAAGAAATTTCTTTGGGTTGGATGGAAGTGAAGCTCACTACTATTAAGACCTTGTTGTCAAATTGCAAGGCCCTTGAGAGTTTAAGTCTCACAAGATGTTGGAATTCAGATGATTTTGATTTAGGGGAGGAAAATCTAAGATTGAGAAAGTTAGTCGTGGACAGATGCATGTTTAGATCCAATGGTCGTTATTTTATAGTCAATGCTCCAAACTTAAGATATTTCTACTATAGCGGAATGAATAATAACTTCTTGATCATAGACGTACGTTCCCTTGTGATGGAAGAGGAAGTTCTTGAGTTCTGCATTGAGTTTGAAGGGCATGCTCTTTTTCTCTACAAATTGGTGGAAGATATCTCTGGTGTCAGTATTTTAACTGTGAGTAATTACTTGCTTCAG GTTATTCCCAGTGGAAGTTGTTTTCTTCGAATGTCACGTAGCTTGACCGTGAGGCGTTTGATAATGGAGACCTCTTTAGATCAATACGAGTTTTTGGGAATCACGTTCTTGCTTAATAGATGCCCCGAACTAGAACATCTTACTATCAAATTAGGTCATCCAAAGAAATATTTG GAATATGAGTTACCAATCAACTTTAACCTTGAGAGGTTTTGGACTGAACATGCAAGGGCTTATACATGCATGGTATATACTCTTAGAGAGGTGGAGATCAAGGGCTTTAAAGGTTCAACGAATGAGATTTGTGTGCTCACCTATTTAGTCACTATTGGGAGAGTCTTGAGAAAGataattatcaacatatcaaaTGATGCTGATGTAGATCGCGATGGGAGGATGGATTATTATCTACGTGACAtgacaaaaaaattaatgataCAAAGGGCCTCCAGAGATCTAGAGATTTCAATTTGTTAA